A stretch of DNA from Rickettsia hoogstraalii:
ATCATCGGTCAATGGGGAGTGCTTGATGTGTTGGTTGATCCATACGCCTTAGGTACTAGCGGCGGCATAAGAATAAGACTTATGCAAGATATCGACATTGCCATCAGACACCCTGAATCCTTTGCGGTTGCTAAGAAGTAACTAACTTGCTATTTTTGCTACTTCCATAATACGAATACGATTTTTAATATGAGGCCATTCGTTACGCTGTGCAAGCTCTAAATCATAGTGAGATTGTAGGTTGATCCATAACTGAGCTGAAGTTTGGAAATATTTACCTAGTCGCAATGCCATATCAGCCGTGATTGATCTTCTGCCGTGTACTATAGCATGGATGCGACTAGGCGGCACATCAATATCACGAGCTAACCTGTTTTGACTTATATTTAAAGGCTTCATGAATTCTTCTTCTAGCACCTCACCGGGTGTTACAAGATCAAGTAATTTAGTCATAAATAATCTCCTTTAGTGATAATCAACAATTTCTACATTATGAGCATTTCCGTCATGCCAAGTAAAACATATACGCCACTGATCGTTAATACGAATACTATGTTGATCTGCTCTATCTCCTTTTAATGACTCAAGTTTATTACCGGGCGGAGAGCGTAAATCATTAATATTACTAGCTGAATTTAACAACTTAAGTTTCCTTTGTGCTGAACGAATAATTGAGTGAAAACGTTTTGCAGATTGGTTGTAAAACAACTTTTCGGTATCAGAACAAGCAAAGGATGCAATCATATTGTAATGACTTTAGTATTGTTTTAATAGTATTAACAAAAACATAATACATCAAATTTTATGTCATTTCAAGAAGATTTAAAAGAGTTTTTAGATATAGAACAAGGATTCGCTATAACTGCAACCTTGCATCTTGCTTCAGGCGAGAAATATATGATTACCGGTATTATGAGCGAAGAATATCTAGAAATAGATAACGGAACAGCCGGAGTTTATGGCAGTAAGCCGATATTTGAGTGCAGCGAAGATGATATTTTAGAAGTAGAATACGGCGATTTGCTTCTAGTACATAATAAAGAATATCGAATTGTTGGAATAAAAGTGGATGGCACAGGGGTTGCTAGCTTAGTACTTGAGAGAGAACATTAAGCAATGCACGCAAGAACTAGAATAAGGCAAACTTTTGTAGAGCTATTACAGGGTAAAACTTTAGTAGGTACTAAGGTTTATGACAGTAGGCTTTATACTATGGAGTTTACTTCTCTACCGGGCATTATTGTTTTTTCACTTAATGAAGAGGTAGCAACAAGCACGATAAGCCCGCCACATAGCCAAAAAATAGTTGTAGAATGTTATGCTAAAGCTGCTAAAGACGTAAATGTTACAGTTAATAATATCGCTCTTGAGGTTGAGAAACTTGTTACAAATAGTTTTGTCTTAAAAAAGCTTTGTAAAGACTGCCGCTTACAATCTACCGACACTAGCCTTAACTATGACGGTAATCAGCCTGTAGCGGTAGTCTAACATTCTCTGTACATTACAGAACAAAAGAAAATAACCCAACAATCATTATTTAAGAGGAAAATATGTCAACGCATGCAGGATCGGAAGGGATCGTTAAAATAGGCGATAAACAAATTATGGAAGTTAAGTCATGGTCGCTTGAGGAGGTTTGCGACACGGTAGATGCAAGTATCATAGGTACTCAGTGGCGAAAGAATCAAGCAACTATTAAGAGCTGGTCAGGTTCTATTGATGCTTTTTGGAACACCGAAGATAATGAGGGGCAAGGCAAATTGGTTATCGGTAACACTGTAGAGTTAAGACTCTATCCTGAGGGAGATGAGAGAGGCAAATATTTCAGCGGCACTGCTATTGTTACCGGTATTTCGAGGCAAGCATCATTTGACGGAATAGTTGAAAGCTCTTTTACTTTCCAAGGAAATGGCGAATTAAAACAAAATATTAAGGCAGAGGATTAATATGCAGGATAAAATTATAGACCGGGTTAAAGCACATTTTGACGCTAAGGAAATTAAAATAATTGAAGTACCTGAATGGGGTGATGGCGAGCATCCTTTATATATTTATTCCTCGCCTCTAACCTTAGCTCAAAAGAATCGTTTATATAAAATGGCTAAAGAGGATGATTTAGGCTTAATGGTTGAAGCTTTAATTATGAAAGCTAAATACAAGGAGGGAAACTGTTTATTTACTAGAGCTGATAAACCGGAATTAATGCGTAGCTGTGATCCTGATGTATTAATCCGAATTAGCACAAGTATAATGGAGTGAGAATGATCTTGAGACTGCCGAAAAAAACTAATTGCAGAGCCAATGTTATTCAATCAATTTGCACTTGCAGAACATTTGCATAAGACAGTTCACGAGATTGAGCAAATTACAATAGATGAATGGCATTACTGGCTTGCATATTTTAAGATTAAAAAAGAAAAACAGAAAAAAATGAATTAATACGAAATAATTATTTGTAATCGATTTGTATAGATGCTATTCGTCTATAATTATAATAAAAATAAATAGTATATGAAAAAATTAATTAATAATATTACTTTCAAAATAATTTTTATATATTGTTACTTTTGTAGTTCTTTTATTTTAGCTGATAATATAAATGATATTAAAGGTTACAAAGTAAATTTCGATTATACAAAACCATCAAACAGAGCGTGAAATAGTTTATAAATACTTAATTGATCGTTATGGAAATGATGAACCAATACTCGAAAAAAATCAAATAGGTATAGATTTATATGATATAAATAATGATGGTAAAAAAGAAATTTTAATATATATAAAAAATTCAGGACTTTGCAGGAGTGCAGGTTGTCTTTTTGAAATTTTACAGTTATATCCTAAGAATCATAAATTAAAAAAAGTTGAACGAATTTTTAGTATGAATATATATGATGGTATTAAAGTACAAAACAATATTACTTTAGGGTCTCATGACTTATTATTAGACATAAAATTTGATAGATATACAATATGGAGATGGAATGGAGAAATATACAAGTTAACCAAAAAGTTAAGTAAAGTAAGTAAAGAAGAATCTTCTAAATCATTTTTCAAAGATATTTAATAAGCTTACTTATCAAAAGTTTTTTATGATTTATATAAATGATTAATATTTAAATAATTTTAGTTTCTTTCAATTCACACTTAATACTAAAAATTAGTACTACTAAGGAAATTAGAGTAATTTTTTGAGGGATTGATAAAACTAGAGAAGCGTTTGGCAGAGCGTTAAGAGAAGATAGATTTGAAAATTTAACAGTTGTATAGCTAATACTAATAGTTGTATTTATTGAGCATACTAATTATAATTACTTAATTAATAATATGATATTATTTAGACTACAATATGAAAAATAAAATAATTAATTTATATAATAATGAAATTGCTATTTTCTTAGCTCTTAGTTCTTTTATTACTTTAATAATGTGGGTTGCTGCAAAAAATTTTATAGAACCAACTGTAATGTTTACTTTTAAATATGTAGCACATAATATATCAACAGATGAGAATGTTAAACGAATGATAAAAATATTGGGATCTAGGTGAACCAGTTAATACACAAATGATTGCATTTTTTGTTGTTATACAAAGTTTCATATTAATTCAAACTTATATATACACTATTACAGTTATATCTGCTTATATTGCTTTTACAATAACAAGCTCAAACATAGTTTTAAGAAAATTTAAGTTGAAACATGATATTGGCTTTATCAATAAGTTAAAACTGGTTTCAGTTTGGGTATTTTTATATGGTTGGATAAATTTTCTACTTTACATTTTGGGGTTACCGGATTTTTGGTATACTAAATTAGCTATTTTATCACAAATAATAGTATTTTTCTTTTTGATATATAATAATTGCTTTGGTTTTCAACTACAAAAACGTACTAAACCTATCAAATATTAATTACACTATCAAAGCCGCAATCAAATTACCGCCGATATGGCAAGGAAAATTTCCCGAAGCAAACGTAATTTATAATATTATAAACTTGACAAGATATTAGTACGAATTGTACAATATAGTTATAATTAACAATATAGGTTAATATGAGTAGTATTACTACAGCAAGTGCTAGAGAACATTTTGCAGAAATAATAAATCGTAGCAGCTATGGTAAAGAAAGAATAGTTTTAAGTCGTAGAGGTAAAGACCTTGCTGCTATAATTCCTATGGAAGACTTAAAACTAATAGAAATGATTGAAAATAAATTAGATTTACAAGAAGCTAAAGAAGCTATTAAAGAATCAAAGCTAAAAGGAACTATTTCTTTAGAAGAATTTAAAAAAGAAATATTGTAAATATGCAATCTGAATATAAAATTGAGCTTGCTCCAAATGCTCAAAGGCAGCTTAAAAAACTATCTAAACAACTACAACTTACTATAATCCAAAAACTCGAAGATTTAAAAATTACACCTTTACCTGTAGGGATAAAAAAACTATCCGGTATAAATAATTTATATCGTTTAAGAATAGGAAATTATCGAGTAATTTATCAAGTAGAACATAAAATATTATTAATTTTAGTACTAAAAATAGGCGATCGCAAAGAAGTTTACGATAATCTCAAAGCTTTATCTAATAAGCCATCTTAAATAATTCTTTCTTACATATGATTTCTTTTGCCTAGGTACAATTCCGCCTGAAATATCATACGGCTCTAAAGGCGGTCCTGAATTTTCTACGGATATTGTAGCTACCTTTAGCGGTCATGAGCAGTGTAACATTATACTTACAAAAGAAGCAAGAGCTAAATATGACATTAGTAGCGACATAAAAACCGAAGCTCAATGGCAGCAATTAATAGCTTTTTTCAGAAGCAAAGGAGGTAAAGCAATAGGTTTTCGTTACAAAGACTGGTCAGATTATAAGGCTATTAATCAGCTAATCGGCAAAAGTAACGGAACACAGCAAGAATTTCAGCTAGTTAAACACTATTTTAGCGGTGATTATAATTATACTCGCATTATTAATAAACCGGTCAATAATGATTTCTGTAAAATCTATATTGATAACATCCCCTTAGAAAATTTTGATTTTGTACCACGAAGTGATGAAGAAATAAGAGCCGATTTTGAGTTTGATGTGCCGGTTCGTTTTGATACTGACCACTTAGACTTGTCAATGGATAGTTTTGCCATAGGCTCATGGGGTAACATTCCTTTGGTTGAGATTCGTATATAATGTACCCAATTGTCATTGCGAGCGACTGCAAGGAGCGTGGCAATCTCAGGAGATTTTGATAAGATTGCTACGTCGCTACCTTAGGACAACAAAATGATTGGTTTACATATGGTTACGTTCTATGGCTAAGCGGCAGAAATATAGGTTTAAAGATGGAAGTAAAAAGTTTCAGCAATAGATTAGTCACTTTAGTTTTACCGATGCCTTTTGTGATTAATACAGGCGATGAGTTTACTATAATTGCCGGTTGCGATAAAGCTAGCCGCACTTGCATAGAGAAGTTTAATAACATTATCAATTTTCGTGATGAGCCTGACGTACCAGGGATTGATAGATTAAACTCTTCATGAGCTAATAGTTCATTTTAATCTAGACTAATGATATATTTTATATAATAATTTTACCACTTTTAGGCTCTGTGAACAAAACTTAAATTAATGGTAAAGATTATGAAAAATTCAAAAGATGATACCTATTATTTAGAAGTAGGAAAAAAAGGAGAAGAGCGTCTTAATATACTAAATCAATCAATGAATGAGTCAAGCTGTAATTTTTTATTAAAAATGGGTTTGAAGTCGGGAATGAAAGTTCTAGAGCTAGGATGCGGTACAGGGCAAATGGCTATTTTTCTAGCACAGCAAGTTATGCCTTTAGGCACAGTTATTGCAATAGATAACAGTGTGCAACAAATAGAAATAGCTCAAAAGTCCGCTCAAGAAGCAGGAGTAAATAATATAGAATTCCATGTAATTTCTGCAAATGATATTAATTCTTTAGGTTTAAATAATACAATTGATCTAGTTTTTGCTAGATTTTTATTTGCTCACTTAATTGAGCGTCAATCCGTACTAAATACCGTTAAAAACGTTCTCAAATTAGAAACGGGAGTTATTGTTCTACAAGAGCCTATATCCAGCCAAAAATTTTGTTATCCTGAAAGCCCAGCTTTAAACCAACTAACTGCTTTATCGGTTAAAGTTAGTAAGTATTTTAAGAAAGACATTAATTTAGGCATGAAGTTAATAGAACTTTATCATAACACAGGATTAAAAGTTTTAGATTATGAATACCATGATCCTTTATCAAAAACGAAAGATGAAAAACTACAATTTTATCGGGCTCTTGTGGAAGCAGAACCAACGGTTTTAAAACATAATTTAGCTATTGAAGAAGAAATTAGTAATATAAAAAAAGGTCTTATAGATCTTGCAGAAGATGACAATGTTATGGTAAGCGGTATACCTAACGTAATTATCGGTGGTATGAATATAGAACCAATAGGCGAACAAAATACACCGGCTACATACTTAGAGTAATAAAAATGTTTGGCTTAGGTACAGTACTGCCTGTAGTCGGCGGAGCTTTCGGGCTTATGCTTGGGGGCTTTGGCGGCGGCATTAAAGGTGCGGTACTTGGGAATGCTATCGATAGTTTATTTTTATTTAAACAGATATATTAATTATACCAATTCCAAGCAAATTATTGACTTTATAATTAACATTATATAATTTTTTTCATTATATATACTTATTTATAATTAGGTAAAACACTTAAAAGTTTTTTCATAAAAGTAATTTTTAATGTCTAATTCTAACAACAAATTAGATAAAAACTTTGACAAAGCCTTATTATGTCTTGAGGAAGAAAAGTATGAAACGACGATAAAGTATTTTGATAAAGTTTTAAATCAAGCCCCATCTTTAAGCTCAGCTTATAGTAATAAAGCTTTTGCTTTAAAGTAACTTGATAGAATTGAAGAAGCTTTAGAAGTTTTAGATACAGCTATAAAAATCAATCCTAAAATATCAGGTTATTATGATAATAGAGGTATAGTTTTAAGTATTTTAGGTCGCTATGAGGAAGCAATAAAGAGTTATGATCAAGCCTTAAAGCTTGACCCGCTGGATGTTCTAACTTTTAATAATAAAGGATGGACTCTTAATAGTTTGGGGAAATATAGAAAAGCACTTAGTGTTTTAGATAAAGCTATTGAACTTGATCCTACTGACATTAAAGCTTACGCTAATAAAGCAATATCTTTAGAAAAATTGGGTAAATTTGATGAAATAGTCCAGATGTATAATAAAACTTTGGAAATAAATCCCAATTATCCTGAACTATATTTTGATAGAGCTAAGGCTTTAATTGATATAGGTGAAAAAGAAAAAGCACTTATTGATATTAATAAAGCAATTGAAATTAATCCAAATGAGATTGAATTTTATCATAAAAAAGGCTGGATATTATCAGAGCTTTATAAATATGATGAGGCAATAGAATGTTGTAATAAAATTATTGAAATTGATTCTCTAGAACCTTACGGTTATTTTAATAAAGGATCAATGTTACGCCTCAATAAAAAATATGAGGAAGCAATTGAAGCTTTCAATATGGCTATTAATCTTATGCCAACTGAAGCTGAATTATATTATTTGAAAGGAAAATGTTTATATAAATTAGAAAAATACGAAGAAGCACTTGCAGCTTTTAACATAGCCATTAAATGTACTTTAACTAATTCTGAATTATATTATTTAAAAGGTCGATGTTTATATGAATTAAAAAGATATAAAGAAGCAGTTAAAGAGTTTAATAAAGCTATTAAGCTTGAACCTGATATTTTAGCTTATCACTATAAAGGTCAGGCACTATATAGATTAAAAGAATATCAAAAGGCAATTGAAGCCTATAACCATGCTCTTAGTTACCCTCAATATGATAATTATACTTATTATTTTAAAGCCTTCAGCTTGGGAAAATTAGAACGATATGAAGAAGCAATTGAAGTTTTTAATGAAGCATTGAAAATTAATTCTAAGGATGAAAGAACTCTTTATGCTAAGGGGCAGGTTTTGAACGAATTAATGAGATATGAACAGGCTATTAGAGCTTTTGACAAAGCAATAAGAATTGATCCAAAAAATAGGAATGCTATCTATGCTAAAGGTGAGGCTTTAGCAAAATTAATGAGATATGAAGAGGCTATCAAAGCTTTCGATAAAACAATAAGAATTGATCCAAATTATTGGAAACCTTATTACGCTAAAGGCTGGGTATATAATAGACTCGCTAAATATAAAAATGCTATAAATTATTTCAATAAAGTTATTGGATTAGGTAAAGCCAATCCAGATACCTATTATGAAATTGCTCTAGCTTCTTACAATCTTAAAAGGTACAAAACAGCAATAATAAATTATGATAAGGCAATAGAACTTGGAATTGAAGCACTAGACCTAAAAGTTTCTACCTACTCTACTAAAGGGGATTGCTTATATAATATTAAAAACTACGAAGCTGCATTAGAATCATACAATAAAGTAATTGAGCTTGAGCCGGCTAATTATGTTCATTATTATGACAAGGCTTATACATTAAATAATTTAAAAAGATATGAAGAAGCATTAGAGAATTATGATAAAGTAATTTTATTAAACCCTTCATATTCGTCAGCTTATATTAACAAAGCTGATATTTTTTGTAAATTAAAGGAGTATCCTAAAGCTATAGATTGTTCTAATCAAGCTTTAGCAATATACCGATGACGATGCAGCATATTATAATAAGGGCTTAGCTCTAATTAAATTGCAGCAGTATGAAGAAGGAATAGAAAATTTGGATAAATCCATAAAACTAGAGTATGCATATTATTATAACGCTATAGCTTTAAATAAACTTAAAAAGCCTGATTTAGCTGTAGAATATATCAATAAAGCTATAGAACTTGCACCTAAAAATAAAGTTTATCAAAAACTATATAAGGAGTTATTAAATTCAGCTAGGCGTTCCTAGTTGTTTCAATTTCTATATTTTCCACTTTTCTTAAAATCCGACTCTCATAAAGATTACCAACTATCTAGTGTGGTTGGGAGAAGCAGCGGTACTAATTTTTTCCATTCCTTTTTAGCACTTTCTAAAAAGGTATTAATATTTACCGGTATTTCTTTATCATTTTTACGTTCCTCTATGATTTTGCTTAGCTCATATCATCAATCATTTCTATCATAACTTCATATAAATCAGCAGAAACACAATAAAAAACCGGTTGATTTCTAAGGTAAATATGCTAATGATGTAGAAATTATTCCTAATTCAAGTTAATTCACTATATAATGCATAATATTCAATTTAGAATTACAATTCTTCTATAGCATATTTAATAATAATTTATTTTTTTATTTTGTATTGTGATAACGGAAATAAGTGAAAGAACTATACTTATTATAAAGAAAATACCTAAAATTAAAGGAGAATTATATTGTTCTAATAAATAAGAAGCTATAACCGGAATAAAGCTTGCTACGGAATAAAGCACTATTATAAATTAATGCTATAGCAGTGTAACGCATTTTAGTAGCAAATAAGCGTGATAATATAGGCATATAGCTGGTAAAGAAGAGAGAAATAAATAATTGATATATTATAAAAAATATTTGTAATGACCAAAAAGTTCCCTTATTAAGTAAAGCAAATGATACAAATAAAAATATGCTAAAAAGTATTAAAGAACATAATAAAATTTTTAGCTTTGAAACATAATCTGACAACCAACCAAAAATAATGGTAAATATAAAAGAGGCGATCATACTAATTGTCATACTACTATAAATATCAACTAATTCATAAT
This window harbors:
- a CDS encoding HigA family addiction module antitoxin, encoding MTKLLDLVTPGEVLEEEFMKPLNISQNRLARDIDVPPSRIHAIVHGRRSITADMALRLGKYFQTSAQLWINLQSHYDLELAQRNEWPHIKNRIRIMEVAKIAS
- a CDS encoding type II toxin-antitoxin system RelE/ParE family toxin translates to MIASFACSDTEKLFYNQSAKRFHSIIRSAQRKLKLLNSASNINDLRSPPGNKLESLKGDRADQHSIRINDQWRICFTWHDGNAHNVEIVDYH
- a CDS encoding phage tail tube protein, whose translation is MSTHAGSEGIVKIGDKQIMEVKSWSLEEVCDTVDASIIGTQWRKNQATIKSWSGSIDAFWNTEDNEGQGKLVIGNTVELRLYPEGDERGKYFSGTAIVTGISRQASFDGIVESSFTFQGNGELKQNIKAED
- a CDS encoding type II toxin-antitoxin system Phd/YefM family antitoxin — protein: MSSITTASAREHFAEIINRSSYGKERIVLSRRGKDLAAIIPMEDLKLIEMIENKLDLQEAKEAIKESKLKGTISLEEFKKEIL
- a CDS encoding type II toxin-antitoxin system RelE family toxin, producing MQSEYKIELAPNAQRQLKKLSKQLQLTIIQKLEDLKITPLPVGIKKLSGINNLYRLRIGNYRVIYQVEHKILLILVLKIGDRKEVYDNLKALSNKPS
- a CDS encoding DUF2460 domain-containing protein, which produces MSYGSKGGPEFSTDIVATFSGHEQCNIILTKEARAKYDISSDIKTEAQWQQLIAFFRSKGGKAIGFRYKDWSDYKAINQLIGKSNGTQQEFQLVKHYFSGDYNYTRIINKPVNNDFCKIYIDNIPLENFDFVPRSDEEIRADFEFDVPVRFDTDHLDLSMDSFAIGSWGNIPLVEIRI
- a CDS encoding class I SAM-dependent methyltransferase: MKNSKDDTYYLEVGKKGEERLNILNQSMNESSCNFLLKMGLKSGMKVLELGCGTGQMAIFLAQQVMPLGTVIAIDNSVQQIEIAQKSAQEAGVNNIEFHVISANDINSLGLNNTIDLVFARFLFAHLIERQSVLNTVKNVLKLETGVIVLQEPISSQKFCYPESPALNQLTALSVKVSKYFKKDINLGMKLIELYHNTGLKVLDYEYHDPLSKTKDEKLQFYRALVEAEPTVLKHNLAIEEEISNIKKGLIDLAEDDNVMVSGIPNVIIGGMNIEPIGEQNTPATYLE
- a CDS encoding tetratricopeptide repeat protein; protein product: MSGYYDNRGIVLSILGRYEEAIKSYDQALKLDPLDVLTFNNKGWTLNSLGKYRKALSVLDKAIELDPTDIKAYANKAISLEKLGKFDEIVQMYNKTLEINPNYPELYFDRAKALIDIGEKEKALIDINKAIEINPNEIEFYHKKGWILSELYKYDEAIECCNKIIEIDSLEPYGYFNKGSMLRLNKKYEEAIEAFNMAINLMPTEAELYYLKGKCLYKLEKYEEALAAFNIAIKCTLTNSELYYLKGRCLYELKRYKEAVKEFNKAIKLEPDILAYHYKGQALYRLKEYQKAIEAYNHALSYPQYDNYTYYFKAFSLGKLERYEEAIEVFNEALKINSKDERTLYAKGQVLNELMRYEQAIRAFDKAIRIDPKNRNAIYAKGEALAKLMRYEEAIKAFDKTIRIDPNYWKPYYAKGWVYNRLAKYKNAINYFNKVIGLGKANPDTYYEIALASYNLKRYKTAIINYDKAIELGIEALDLKVSTYSTKGDCLYNIKNYEAALESYNKVIELEPANYVHYYDKAYTLNNLKRYEEALENYDKVILLNPSYSSAYINKADIFCKLKEYPKAIDCSNQALAIYR